The following proteins are encoded in a genomic region of Toxotes jaculatrix isolate fToxJac2 chromosome 3, fToxJac2.pri, whole genome shotgun sequence:
- the alpl gene encoding alkaline phosphatase, tissue-nonspecific isozyme, whose amino-acid sequence MLWLSRVTRQPHRDDNMNVTTLLIICSCLILGSLGKPQFPEQEKDPKFWNTWAQQTLKKALTLQNLNKNKAKNLILFLGDGMGIPTVTAARILKGQLNGQSGEETQLEMDKFPFVSLAKTYNTNAQVPDSAGTATAYLCGVKANEGTVGVSAAAVRSQCNTTEGNEVTSILKWAKDAGKSVGIVTTTRVNHATPSASYAHSVDREWYSDNEMPDEALQAGCKDIAKQLFENIPNIDVIMGGGRKYMFPKNTSDVEYPDVAKHSGTRKDGRNLVQEWLDRVKDKKGHYVWNKKQLLSLNPNNVDYLLGLFEPGDLTYDLERNTETDPSLTEMVEVAIKILRKNPSGFYLLVEGGRIDHGHHEGKAKQALHEAVEMDRAIGRADLMTSIHETMTVVTADHSHMFNFGGYTARGNTIFGLAPMLSDVDQKPFTSILYGNGPGYKLVSGARENVATVDYQGNNYQAQSAVPLNMETHGGEDVAVFAKGPLAHLFHGVHEQNYIPHAMAYAACIGQNREHCTLRGGTAGVRPVLPSIAALLTITRLLC is encoded by the exons ATGTTATGGCTGTCTAGAGTAACACGTCAGCCACACAGAGACGACAACATGAACGTGACAACCCTGCTCATCATCTGCTCCTGTCTGATCTTGGGGAGTCTGGGGAAGCCGCAATTCCCTG AGCAAGAGAAGGATCCTAAGTTTTGGAATACGTGGGCCCAGCAGACCCTGAAGAAAGCTCTGACGCTGCAAAAtctcaataaaaacaaagcaaagaatCTCATCCTCTTCCTTGGAGATG GGATGGGCATTCCCACGGTGACAGCCGCTCGAATACTGAAAGGTCAGCTGAACGgacagagtggagaggagacGCAGCTGGAGATGGACAAATTCCCCTTTGTATCTTTGGCCAAG acatACAACACTAATGCACAGGTTCCCGACAGCGCTGGCACAGCCACAGCTTACCTCTGCGGGGTAAAGGCCAACGAGGGCACGGTGGGCGTGAGTGCAGCTGCTGTCCGATCCCAGTGTAACACTACAGAGGGCAACGAGGTCACCTCCATTCTCAAATGGGCGAAGGACGCAG GCAAGTCAGTGGGAATAGTGACAACGACGCGAGTCAACCATGCAACTCCCAGTGCTTCCTACGCTCACAGTGTGGACAGAGAGTGGTACTCAGACAATGAGATGCCAGATGAAGCCCTGCAGGCCGGCTGCAAGGATATCGCCAAACAGCTCTTTGAAAACATTCCCAACATTGAT gtgaTAATGGGCGGAGGGAGGAAGTATATGTTCCCCAAAAACACGTCAGATGTTGAGTACCCCGACGTGGCAAAGCACAGCGGCACACGGAAAGACGGGAGAAACCTGGTGCAGGAGTGGCTTGACCGAGTGAAGGATAAA AAAGGCCATTATGTATGGAACAAGAAGCAGCTCTTATCATTGAACCCTAACAACGTGGATTACTTATTGG GTCTCTTTGAACCTGGGGATCTGACATATGATTTGGAGAGGAACACCGAGACCGATCCCTCACTGACAGAGATGGTGGAGGTCGCCATCAAGATCCTGAGAAAGAACCCCAGTGGATTTTACCTGCTTGTAGAAG gGGGACGTATTGATCACGGACACCATGAGGGCAAGGCCAAGCAAGCTCTGCACGAAGCTGTGGAAATGGACCGGGCCATTGGCCGGGCAGACCTCATGACGAGCATCCATGAAACCATGACCGTAGTTACTGCTGACCATTCTCATATGTTCAACTTCGGAGGCTACACAGCCAGAGGAAACACAATATTTG GTCTGGCCCCCATGTTGAGTGATGTGGATCAGAAGCCCTTCACCTCCATTTTATATGGAAATGGACCAGGTTACAAGCTAGTCAGCGGTGCGAGGGAGAACGTGGCCACTGTTGACTACC AGGGAAACAACTACCAGGCCCAATCGGCTGTACCTCTGAACATGGAGACTCATGGAGGAGAGgatgttgctgtgtttgctAAAGGTCCCCTGGCTCACCTGTTTCATGGGGTCCACGAGCAGAACTACATCCCCCACGCGATGGCATACGCAGCCTGCATTGGCCAGAATAGGGAACACTGTACGTTACGTGGCGGGACTGCCGGTGTACGCCCTGTCCTCCCTAGCATCGCAGCCCTTCTCACAATCACCCGACTTCTCTGCTGA